A stretch of the Candidatus Eremiobacteraceae bacterium genome encodes the following:
- a CDS encoding DUF5666 domain-containing protein — MRAYLAALLAAAGIFAPLTITAAAPALAAPPSWYYGNHDSDDNNNRNDYRQTSLTGCVLRVDNNRRFAVETQRGTVEVRLNGQGRYNRENIDLDDVLQRGVEVRLDGSYNGNGVYVADDVQRIGNGNRDRDDNGCGYVKNNYNNNNYNPPYVPQHPVNPYPNGQYPNGQYPVNGATKVLMGTLLSVNGGSLAMRSAAGYTWTVYFNSGTQVIDANSNAVGTRSLHAGEAITVAGITPSSAVLYASSIRIRSYLGY; from the coding sequence ATGCGCGCGTACCTTGCGGCCCTCTTGGCCGCCGCGGGGATCTTCGCCCCGCTCACGATAACAGCTGCCGCTCCGGCGCTCGCTGCGCCGCCATCTTGGTATTACGGAAACCACGACAGCGACGACAATAACAACCGCAATGACTATCGCCAGACCTCGCTCACCGGCTGCGTGTTGCGCGTGGACAATAACCGCCGATTTGCGGTAGAGACTCAGCGCGGCACCGTTGAAGTACGCCTGAACGGCCAAGGTCGCTACAACCGCGAAAACATCGACCTGGATGATGTGCTGCAGCGCGGCGTTGAAGTGCGTCTGGACGGCAGTTACAACGGCAACGGCGTCTACGTGGCGGACGACGTACAGCGGATAGGCAACGGAAACCGCGATCGCGACGATAACGGCTGCGGCTACGTCAAGAACAACTACAACAATAACAATTACAATCCGCCGTATGTGCCGCAGCATCCGGTCAATCCTTATCCCAACGGCCAGTACCCGAACGGTCAGTATCCCGTCAACGGAGCGACGAAGGTGCTCATGGGTACGCTGTTGTCCGTCAACGGCGGATCGCTCGCGATGCGCAGCGCGGCCGGTTATACGTGGACGGTCTATTTCAACAGCGGTACGCAAGTGATCGACGCCAATTCGAACGCGGTCGGCACGCGAAGCTTGCACGCGGGAGAAGCGATCACCGTCGCCGGCATCACGCCGTCATCGGCTGTGCTGTACGCGTCGTCCATCCGCATTCGCTCGTATCTCGGTTATTGA
- the fabF gene encoding beta-ketoacyl-ACP synthase II, which translates to MGSSRRVVVTGLGAVSPLGNTVPEFWANAIAGKNGIGPITHFDPRDLPTRFAGEVRNFDASELVGKKDSRRMDRFAQFAVVAAREAVTESGLQITDENRDRIGVIVASGIGGILTLEDQHSVLLERGPDRVSPFFIPMLMGNSAPGQISIAFDVHGPSQTTVSACASSNNALGDAYRLIEHGDADAVISGGAEAAITPLAVAGFCSMKALSTRNDDPASASRPFDLDRDGFVLAEGGGALLLEELDFAKKRGAHIYAEIIGYGQSSDAHHIATPDPSGRGVRLAIERALADAGCTPDDVDYINAHATSTGLGDTAEVQACAAVFGARSKTLPISANKSMFGHSLGAAGALEGICTVLALRDGVLPPTINYHTKDPLCDIDCVPNVARKASPEVALSNSFGFGGHNAVLVFRAYSG; encoded by the coding sequence ATGGGTTCATCCAGGCGCGTGGTCGTGACTGGCCTCGGCGCGGTCAGCCCGCTCGGTAACACTGTCCCCGAATTCTGGGCAAATGCGATCGCCGGCAAGAACGGCATCGGGCCTATCACGCACTTCGATCCGCGCGATCTTCCGACACGCTTCGCGGGCGAAGTCCGGAACTTCGACGCAAGCGAACTCGTCGGCAAGAAAGATTCGCGGCGGATGGACCGCTTCGCGCAGTTCGCCGTCGTGGCAGCGCGCGAGGCCGTGACCGAATCGGGTCTGCAGATCACGGATGAGAACCGCGATCGGATCGGCGTGATCGTCGCATCTGGGATCGGCGGCATCCTGACCCTTGAAGATCAGCACAGCGTTCTGCTCGAGCGCGGTCCCGACCGCGTCTCGCCTTTCTTCATTCCCATGCTGATGGGGAACAGCGCGCCAGGGCAGATCTCGATCGCCTTCGACGTGCACGGACCAAGCCAGACGACGGTGTCGGCCTGCGCGTCTTCGAACAACGCCCTCGGCGACGCATACCGGCTGATCGAGCACGGCGATGCGGACGCGGTCATCAGCGGCGGCGCGGAAGCTGCGATCACCCCGCTTGCCGTCGCCGGTTTTTGCTCGATGAAAGCGCTCTCCACGCGCAACGACGATCCAGCGAGCGCTAGCCGACCGTTCGATTTGGATCGAGACGGCTTCGTGCTCGCCGAGGGCGGCGGTGCGCTCTTGCTCGAAGAGCTGGATTTCGCCAAAAAGCGCGGCGCGCATATCTACGCCGAGATCATCGGCTACGGCCAGTCTTCAGACGCCCACCACATCGCAACGCCCGATCCGTCCGGACGCGGCGTGCGGCTCGCGATCGAACGCGCGCTGGCCGATGCCGGCTGCACACCGGACGATGTGGATTACATCAACGCTCACGCCACGTCGACCGGACTCGGCGATACGGCCGAAGTGCAGGCGTGCGCGGCGGTTTTCGGTGCGCGTTCCAAAACGCTTCCGATAAGCGCGAACAAGTCGATGTTCGGCCATTCGCTCGGAGCGGCCGGCGCGCTCGAAGGGATCTGCACCGTGTTGGCCCTTCGCGACGGCGTGCTGCCGCCGACGATCAACTATCACACGAAAGATCCGCTCTGCGACATCGATTGCGTGCCGAACGTCGCGCGCAAGGCGTCGCCCGAAGTGGCGCTGTCGAACTCGTTCGGTTTCGGCGGCCACAACGCGGTACTCGTGTTCCGCGCATATTCGGGCTAG
- the rnc gene encoding ribonuclease III produces the protein MSRSVGRRRQVRAFAERLGLSAPDDAWRAYDEALTHDSFAHEGPRTKGHDRAADSATSNERLEFLGDAILGAVTAAYLIGRYPAESEGKLSRRRAALVSRAALAVTADRWGVAKLLLLGKGEAAAHGERRPTILAAAVEAVIGAAFSVEGYAAATRLVTQEHLAFSDVGVTADPKTALQELVQSRFKRAPAYAVTSETGPAHAKVYVVRVAIGSDLLGTGSGPTKKLAETAAAADALHALQTAGGIRTFTSRA, from the coding sequence ATGTCGCGATCGGTTGGCCGCCGCCGTCAGGTGCGCGCGTTTGCCGAGCGGCTTGGACTCTCCGCACCGGACGATGCGTGGCGCGCGTACGATGAAGCGCTCACCCACGACTCGTTCGCACACGAGGGGCCGCGAACAAAAGGCCACGATCGCGCCGCGGATTCCGCGACGTCGAACGAGCGGCTCGAATTCCTCGGTGATGCAATCCTCGGCGCGGTCACTGCGGCGTATCTCATCGGCCGCTATCCGGCAGAATCGGAAGGCAAGCTCTCGCGCAGGCGCGCCGCGCTCGTGTCGCGCGCGGCACTGGCCGTCACGGCCGACCGGTGGGGGGTGGCGAAGCTGCTGCTCCTCGGCAAAGGCGAAGCAGCGGCACACGGCGAGCGCCGCCCGACGATTCTCGCAGCAGCGGTCGAGGCCGTCATCGGGGCGGCGTTTTCCGTGGAAGGTTATGCCGCCGCGACCCGGCTCGTGACGCAAGAGCACCTCGCATTCTCCGATGTCGGAGTGACAGCCGATCCAAAGACGGCATTACAAGAGCTGGTCCAAAGCCGTTTCAAAAGGGCGCCGGCGTACGCGGTGACATCGGAGACGGGTCCGGCGCACGCCAAGGTCTACGTCGTGCGAGTCGCGATCGGCTCCGACTTGCTGGGAACGGGCTCGGGTCCGACGAAGAAGTTGGCGGAGACTGCGGCCGCTGCGGATGCACTGCACGCCTTACAGACAGCCGGAGGAATTCGTACATTTACCTCAAGAGCATAG